The proteins below are encoded in one region of Neofelis nebulosa isolate mNeoNeb1 chromosome 17, mNeoNeb1.pri, whole genome shotgun sequence:
- the IL4I1 gene encoding L-amino-acid oxidase isoform X1 codes for MKPSALVYCLTTVLTSHQDAGTFNLTGIRTKPPSFTPFPHTPEDDFCPRLTRKAMGTERAPQSQLCTRYLLVLISIFFSLVASLDWKTSHSKDPFEKCMHDPDYEVLLKVVTLGLNRTSKPQRVIVVGAGVAGLVAAKVLSDAGHKVTILEADNRIGGRILTYRDRKTGWIGELGAMRMPSSHRILHQLCKSLGLNLTKFTQYDENTWVEVNNLKLRNYVVEKMPEKLGYKLRPREKGHSPEDIYQMALNQALKDLKKLGCRKAMKKFERHTLLEYLLGEGNLSQPAVRLLGDVMSKDGFFYLSFAEALRAHSCLSDRLRYSRIVGGWDLLPRALLSSLSGPVLLHSPVVAITQRTHDVRVHVASSRGARSLKAMTADVVLLTASGPALQRIAFSPPLTRRGQEALRALHYVPATKVFLSFRRPFWHDEHIEGGHSSTARPSRVIFYPPPGEGALLLASYTWSDAATAFAGLSQDEAMRVALDDVAALHGTIVYRLWDGSGTIKRWAEDPHSQGGFVVQPPTLWQDGGDDGQDYDWSVPYGRIYFAGEHTAYPHGWVETAVKSALRAAVLINSREGHSREGHTLVNEEGLVRQVPSRTRCEFQKAGATHAPAPHGMTAQHTKRPEH; via the exons ATGAAACCATCCGCTCTCGTGTACTG CCTCACCACTGTTCTGACTTCACACCAGGACGCTGGCACCTTTAATCTAACAGGAATCAGGACAAAGCCACCATCATTCACCCCGTTTCCGCACACGCCCGAAGATGACTTCTGTCCCCGGCTAACCAGAAAGGCCATGGGCACTGAGAGGGCCCCCCAGAGCCAGCTGTGCA CCCGGTACTTGCTCGTCCTGATCTCCATCTTCTTCAGCCTGGTGGCCTCCCTGGACTGGAAGACTTCCCATAGCAAGGATCCCTTTGAGAAATGTATGCATGATCCTGACTATGAGGTGCTGCTCAAGGTTGTGACCTTGGGCCTCAATCGAACCTCAAAGCCCCAGAGGGTGATTGTGGTTGGTGCCGGTGTGGCTGGGCTGGTAGCTGCCAAGGTGCTCAGTGATGCTGGACACAAG GTCACCATCCTGGAGGCAGACAACAGGATCGGAGGCCGCATCCTCACCTACCGGGACCGGAAGACAGGCTGGATTGGGGAGCTGGGAGCCATGCGCATGCCCAGCTCGCACAG GATCCTCCACCAGCTCTGCAAGAGTCTGGGACTCAACCTGACCAAATTCACTCAGTATGATGAGAACACGTGGGTAGAGGTCAACAACCTGAAGCTGCGCAACTATGTGGTGGAGAAGATGCCAGAGAAGCTGGGCTACAAGCTGCGCCCCAGGGAGAAGGGCCACTCGCCTGAAGACATCTATCAGATGGCTCTCAACCAG GCCCTCAAAGATCTCAAGAAACTGGGCTGCAGAAAGGCAATGAAGAAGTTTGAAAGGCACACGCTCCTG GAATACCTCCTCGGGGAGGGGAACTTGAGCCAGCCGGCCGTTCGGCTCCTGGGAGACGTGATGTCCAAGGACGGCTTCTTCTATCTCAGCTTCGCGGAGGCCTTAAGGGCCCACAGCTGCCTCAGCGACCGGCTCCG GTACAGCCGCATCGTGGGCGGCTGGGACCTGCTGCCGCGCGCGCTGCTGAGCTCGCTGTCGGGGCCAGTGTTGCTGCACTCGCCTGTCGTGGCGATAACGCAGAGGACGCACGATGTGCGCGTGCACGTCGCAAGCTCGCGCGGGGCCCGGAGTCTGAAGGCCATGACCGCGGATGTGGTGCTGCTCACCGCCAGCGGGCCGGCGCTACAGCGCATTGCCTTCTCGCCGCCGCTGACGCGGAGGGGGCAGGAGGCGCTGCGCGCGCTGCACTATGTGCCGGCCACCAAGGTGTTCCTGAGCTTCCGCCGGCCCTTTTGGCACGACGAGCACATCGAGGGCGGCCACTCGAGCACCGCCCGCCCGTCGCGCGTGATATTCTACCCGCCGCCGGGAGAGGGCGCGCTGCTTCTGGCTTCGTACACGTGGTCGGACGCGGCCACCGCCTTCGCCGGCCTGAGCCAGGACGAGGCGATGCGCGTGGCGCTCGATGACGTGGCGGCGCTGCACGGGACGATCGTGTACCGGCTCTGGGACGGCAGCGGCACAATCAAACGCTGGGCCGAGGACCCACACAGCCAGGGCGGCTTCGTGGTGCAGCCGCCGACGCTCTGGCAAGACGGCGGGGACGACGGGCAGGACTACGACTGGTCAGTCCCCTACGGCCGCATCTACTTCGCCGGTGAGCACACGGCCTACCCGCACGGCTGGGTGGAGACTGCTGTCAAGTCGGCGCTGCGCGCGGCCGTGTTAATCAACAGCCGCGAAGGGCACAGCCGCGAGGGGCACACGCTGGTCAACGAGGAAGGGCTCGTGCGCCAGGTGCCCAGCCGCACCCGGTGCGAGTTCCAAAAGGCTGGTGCCACCCACGCTCCGGCCCCACATGGGATGACCGCTCAGCACACCAAGAGACCCgagcattaa
- the IL4I1 gene encoding L-amino-acid oxidase isoform X3 translates to MASSARYLLVLISIFFSLVASLDWKTSHSKDPFEKCMHDPDYEVLLKVVTLGLNRTSKPQRVIVVGAGVAGLVAAKVLSDAGHKVTILEADNRIGGRILTYRDRKTGWIGELGAMRMPSSHRILHQLCKSLGLNLTKFTQYDENTWVEVNNLKLRNYVVEKMPEKLGYKLRPREKGHSPEDIYQMALNQALKDLKKLGCRKAMKKFERHTLLEYLLGEGNLSQPAVRLLGDVMSKDGFFYLSFAEALRAHSCLSDRLRYSRIVGGWDLLPRALLSSLSGPVLLHSPVVAITQRTHDVRVHVASSRGARSLKAMTADVVLLTASGPALQRIAFSPPLTRRGQEALRALHYVPATKVFLSFRRPFWHDEHIEGGHSSTARPSRVIFYPPPGEGALLLASYTWSDAATAFAGLSQDEAMRVALDDVAALHGTIVYRLWDGSGTIKRWAEDPHSQGGFVVQPPTLWQDGGDDGQDYDWSVPYGRIYFAGEHTAYPHGWVETAVKSALRAAVLINSREGHSREGHTLVNEEGLVRQVPSRTRCEFQKAGATHAPAPHGMTAQHTKRPEH, encoded by the exons ATGGCCTCGTCGG CCCGGTACTTGCTCGTCCTGATCTCCATCTTCTTCAGCCTGGTGGCCTCCCTGGACTGGAAGACTTCCCATAGCAAGGATCCCTTTGAGAAATGTATGCATGATCCTGACTATGAGGTGCTGCTCAAGGTTGTGACCTTGGGCCTCAATCGAACCTCAAAGCCCCAGAGGGTGATTGTGGTTGGTGCCGGTGTGGCTGGGCTGGTAGCTGCCAAGGTGCTCAGTGATGCTGGACACAAG GTCACCATCCTGGAGGCAGACAACAGGATCGGAGGCCGCATCCTCACCTACCGGGACCGGAAGACAGGCTGGATTGGGGAGCTGGGAGCCATGCGCATGCCCAGCTCGCACAG GATCCTCCACCAGCTCTGCAAGAGTCTGGGACTCAACCTGACCAAATTCACTCAGTATGATGAGAACACGTGGGTAGAGGTCAACAACCTGAAGCTGCGCAACTATGTGGTGGAGAAGATGCCAGAGAAGCTGGGCTACAAGCTGCGCCCCAGGGAGAAGGGCCACTCGCCTGAAGACATCTATCAGATGGCTCTCAACCAG GCCCTCAAAGATCTCAAGAAACTGGGCTGCAGAAAGGCAATGAAGAAGTTTGAAAGGCACACGCTCCTG GAATACCTCCTCGGGGAGGGGAACTTGAGCCAGCCGGCCGTTCGGCTCCTGGGAGACGTGATGTCCAAGGACGGCTTCTTCTATCTCAGCTTCGCGGAGGCCTTAAGGGCCCACAGCTGCCTCAGCGACCGGCTCCG GTACAGCCGCATCGTGGGCGGCTGGGACCTGCTGCCGCGCGCGCTGCTGAGCTCGCTGTCGGGGCCAGTGTTGCTGCACTCGCCTGTCGTGGCGATAACGCAGAGGACGCACGATGTGCGCGTGCACGTCGCAAGCTCGCGCGGGGCCCGGAGTCTGAAGGCCATGACCGCGGATGTGGTGCTGCTCACCGCCAGCGGGCCGGCGCTACAGCGCATTGCCTTCTCGCCGCCGCTGACGCGGAGGGGGCAGGAGGCGCTGCGCGCGCTGCACTATGTGCCGGCCACCAAGGTGTTCCTGAGCTTCCGCCGGCCCTTTTGGCACGACGAGCACATCGAGGGCGGCCACTCGAGCACCGCCCGCCCGTCGCGCGTGATATTCTACCCGCCGCCGGGAGAGGGCGCGCTGCTTCTGGCTTCGTACACGTGGTCGGACGCGGCCACCGCCTTCGCCGGCCTGAGCCAGGACGAGGCGATGCGCGTGGCGCTCGATGACGTGGCGGCGCTGCACGGGACGATCGTGTACCGGCTCTGGGACGGCAGCGGCACAATCAAACGCTGGGCCGAGGACCCACACAGCCAGGGCGGCTTCGTGGTGCAGCCGCCGACGCTCTGGCAAGACGGCGGGGACGACGGGCAGGACTACGACTGGTCAGTCCCCTACGGCCGCATCTACTTCGCCGGTGAGCACACGGCCTACCCGCACGGCTGGGTGGAGACTGCTGTCAAGTCGGCGCTGCGCGCGGCCGTGTTAATCAACAGCCGCGAAGGGCACAGCCGCGAGGGGCACACGCTGGTCAACGAGGAAGGGCTCGTGCGCCAGGTGCCCAGCCGCACCCGGTGCGAGTTCCAAAAGGCTGGTGCCACCCACGCTCCGGCCCCACATGGGATGACCGCTCAGCACACCAAGAGACCCgagcattaa
- the NUP62 gene encoding nuclear pore glycoprotein p62 gives MSGFNFGGTGAPTGGFTFGTAKTATTTPATGFSFSTSGTGGFNFGTPSQPATSTPSTGLFSLTTQAPATQTPGFSFGTTTPATGGTGFSLGISAPKLNLSNAAATPATAHPGGFGLGGSTLTNAVSSAVTSSQSTAPAGFVFGSTTTSAAPSTTPGGFSFAGGSASQSGTSGFSIGSMGSLAQPTALGGLPFTPATPATTGAGATQPAAPAPAAATTSAGPTLFASLATAPASSTTTGLSLCTPSTTAAAPGTGTLGFSLKAPGAASASSTTTSTATATTATATTTAATTTAGFALNLKPLAPAGIASNAPAAATVPPGSGAPTGASASPVMTYAQLESLINKWSLELEDQERHFLQQATQVNAWDRTLIENGEKITTLHREVEKVKLDQKRLDQELDFILSQQKELEDLLSPLEESVKEQSGTVYLQHADEEREKTYKLAENIDAQLKRMAQDLKDIIEHLNTSGGPADTSDPLQQICKILNAHMDSLQWIDQNSALLQRKVEEVTKVCEGRRKEQERSFRITFD, from the coding sequence ATGAGCGGGTTTAATTTTGGAGGCACTGGGGCCCCCACAGGCGGGTTCACGTTTGGCACCGCGAAGACGGCAACAACCACGCCTGCTACCggcttctctttctctacatctGGCACTGGCGGGTTTAACTTTGGGACTCCCTCCCAGCCCGCCACAAGCACCCCTTCTACTGGCCTGTTCTCGCTCACCACCCAAGCTCCGGCGACACAGACCCCAGGGTTCAGTTTTGGAACCACAACTCCTGCTACGGGAGGAACGGGATTCTCCTTAGGGATCAGCGCTCCGAAGCTAAACCTGAGCAATGCAGCCGCCACCCCGGCCACTGCTCACCCTGGCGGCTTTGGGCTCGGCGGCAGCACCCTCACCAACGCCGTATCGAGCGCTGTCACCTCCAGCCAGAGCACGGCACCCGCTGGCTTTGTGTTCGGCTCCACCACCACCTCTGCCGCTCCGTCCACCACACCGGGGGGATTCTCGTTCGCAGGCGGAAGCGCGTCCCAGAGCGGGACCTCCGGTTTCAGTATTGGCTCCATGGGGAGTTTGGCCCAGCCCACGGCACTGGGCGGACTGCCCTTCACTCCCGCCACTCCGGCAACCACTGGAGCAGGAGCCACTCAGCCAGCTGCTCCTGCACCCGCCGCGGCCACCACCAGTGCCGGGCCCACGCTGTTCGCCTCGCTAGCGACCGCTCCagcctcctccaccaccaccggGCTTTCCCTTTGTACCCCGTCGACCACAGCTGCGGCACCCGGGACCGGAACGCTGGGCTTCAGCTTAAAGGCCCCCGGGGCGGCTTCTGCCTCCTCCACGACAACATCCACTGCCACTGCCACCACTGCCACAGCCACCACCACGGCGGCCACCACCACCGCCGGCTTTGCCTTGAATCTGAAGCCACTGGCACCGGCCGGGATCGCCAGCAACGCACCGGCTGCCGCGACCGTGCCTCCTGGCTCCGGTGCACCCACGGGGGCGTCCGCCAGTCCCGTGATGACCTACGCCCAGCTGGAGAGTCTGATCAACaagtggagcctggagctggaggACCAGGAGCGGCACTTTTTGCAGCAGGCCACACAGGTCAACGCCTGGGACCGCACGCTGATCGAGAACGGGGAGAAGATCACTACCCTCCACCGCGAGGTGGAGAAAGTGAAGCTGGACCAGAAGAGGCTGGACCAAGAGCTCGACTTCATCCTGTCTCAGCAGAAGGAGCTGGAAGACCTGCTGAGCCCGCTGGAGGAGTCGGTCAAGGAGCAGAGCGGGACCGTCTACCTGCAGCACGCCGACGAGGAGCGCGAGAAAACCTACAAGCTCGCCGAGAACATCGACGCGCAGCTGAAGCGCATGGCCCAAGACCTCAAGGACATCATCGAGCACCTGAACACGTCTGGAGGTCCCGCCGACACCAGCGACCCCCTGCAGCAGATCTGCAAGATCCTCAACGCGCACATGGACTCGCTGCAGTGGATCGACCAGAACTCGGCCCTGCTGCAGAGGAAGGTGGAGGAGGTGACCAAGGTGTGCGAGGGGCGTCGCAAAGAGCAGGAGCGCAGCTTCCGGATCACGTTCGACTGA
- the IL4I1 gene encoding L-amino-acid oxidase isoform X2, whose product MGTERAPQSQLCTRYLLVLISIFFSLVASLDWKTSHSKDPFEKCMHDPDYEVLLKVVTLGLNRTSKPQRVIVVGAGVAGLVAAKVLSDAGHKVTILEADNRIGGRILTYRDRKTGWIGELGAMRMPSSHRILHQLCKSLGLNLTKFTQYDENTWVEVNNLKLRNYVVEKMPEKLGYKLRPREKGHSPEDIYQMALNQALKDLKKLGCRKAMKKFERHTLLEYLLGEGNLSQPAVRLLGDVMSKDGFFYLSFAEALRAHSCLSDRLRYSRIVGGWDLLPRALLSSLSGPVLLHSPVVAITQRTHDVRVHVASSRGARSLKAMTADVVLLTASGPALQRIAFSPPLTRRGQEALRALHYVPATKVFLSFRRPFWHDEHIEGGHSSTARPSRVIFYPPPGEGALLLASYTWSDAATAFAGLSQDEAMRVALDDVAALHGTIVYRLWDGSGTIKRWAEDPHSQGGFVVQPPTLWQDGGDDGQDYDWSVPYGRIYFAGEHTAYPHGWVETAVKSALRAAVLINSREGHSREGHTLVNEEGLVRQVPSRTRCEFQKAGATHAPAPHGMTAQHTKRPEH is encoded by the exons ATGGGCACTGAGAGGGCCCCCCAGAGCCAGCTGTGCA CCCGGTACTTGCTCGTCCTGATCTCCATCTTCTTCAGCCTGGTGGCCTCCCTGGACTGGAAGACTTCCCATAGCAAGGATCCCTTTGAGAAATGTATGCATGATCCTGACTATGAGGTGCTGCTCAAGGTTGTGACCTTGGGCCTCAATCGAACCTCAAAGCCCCAGAGGGTGATTGTGGTTGGTGCCGGTGTGGCTGGGCTGGTAGCTGCCAAGGTGCTCAGTGATGCTGGACACAAG GTCACCATCCTGGAGGCAGACAACAGGATCGGAGGCCGCATCCTCACCTACCGGGACCGGAAGACAGGCTGGATTGGGGAGCTGGGAGCCATGCGCATGCCCAGCTCGCACAG GATCCTCCACCAGCTCTGCAAGAGTCTGGGACTCAACCTGACCAAATTCACTCAGTATGATGAGAACACGTGGGTAGAGGTCAACAACCTGAAGCTGCGCAACTATGTGGTGGAGAAGATGCCAGAGAAGCTGGGCTACAAGCTGCGCCCCAGGGAGAAGGGCCACTCGCCTGAAGACATCTATCAGATGGCTCTCAACCAG GCCCTCAAAGATCTCAAGAAACTGGGCTGCAGAAAGGCAATGAAGAAGTTTGAAAGGCACACGCTCCTG GAATACCTCCTCGGGGAGGGGAACTTGAGCCAGCCGGCCGTTCGGCTCCTGGGAGACGTGATGTCCAAGGACGGCTTCTTCTATCTCAGCTTCGCGGAGGCCTTAAGGGCCCACAGCTGCCTCAGCGACCGGCTCCG GTACAGCCGCATCGTGGGCGGCTGGGACCTGCTGCCGCGCGCGCTGCTGAGCTCGCTGTCGGGGCCAGTGTTGCTGCACTCGCCTGTCGTGGCGATAACGCAGAGGACGCACGATGTGCGCGTGCACGTCGCAAGCTCGCGCGGGGCCCGGAGTCTGAAGGCCATGACCGCGGATGTGGTGCTGCTCACCGCCAGCGGGCCGGCGCTACAGCGCATTGCCTTCTCGCCGCCGCTGACGCGGAGGGGGCAGGAGGCGCTGCGCGCGCTGCACTATGTGCCGGCCACCAAGGTGTTCCTGAGCTTCCGCCGGCCCTTTTGGCACGACGAGCACATCGAGGGCGGCCACTCGAGCACCGCCCGCCCGTCGCGCGTGATATTCTACCCGCCGCCGGGAGAGGGCGCGCTGCTTCTGGCTTCGTACACGTGGTCGGACGCGGCCACCGCCTTCGCCGGCCTGAGCCAGGACGAGGCGATGCGCGTGGCGCTCGATGACGTGGCGGCGCTGCACGGGACGATCGTGTACCGGCTCTGGGACGGCAGCGGCACAATCAAACGCTGGGCCGAGGACCCACACAGCCAGGGCGGCTTCGTGGTGCAGCCGCCGACGCTCTGGCAAGACGGCGGGGACGACGGGCAGGACTACGACTGGTCAGTCCCCTACGGCCGCATCTACTTCGCCGGTGAGCACACGGCCTACCCGCACGGCTGGGTGGAGACTGCTGTCAAGTCGGCGCTGCGCGCGGCCGTGTTAATCAACAGCCGCGAAGGGCACAGCCGCGAGGGGCACACGCTGGTCAACGAGGAAGGGCTCGTGCGCCAGGTGCCCAGCCGCACCCGGTGCGAGTTCCAAAAGGCTGGTGCCACCCACGCTCCGGCCCCACATGGGATGACCGCTCAGCACACCAAGAGACCCgagcattaa